The DNA sequence ACATTTCGCGACAAATAGCTAACAGCTTTTCGCTAAATAAAGGGCTTTACTCATAGTCGATCCCAACAGAAATATGCTAGGAGCACAAAATGAGAAAGTTACTAACGATTGCCGCCATCGCATTAGCCCCACTGGCTTTTTCTTCTCAAGCCGCCATGTCGCCTCAGATGGAAAAAACCTTAGTTGCCGTATGCAAAGCCGGCGCAAGCAACAGCATTATTGAATTTAACGGTACGATGAAAGAATATCGCATCAACAAACAACGCGTCTTCCCTCGCCTTGTGTGCAATGACCAGAGCTTCCATCAGTTTGCTCTGAGCAACGGCGCCGATCGCACTGCCGCTAAGATTGAACGCTACAGCTTAGGTACAGTGACCATTAAAGATCTCGCCATGAACTATGGTGACGAAGAGATTTTAGCCGTTAACTTCTAAGGGAATAAGCTTTGGCAATAAGCTGACCAACTGCTTAAAACCAATAAAAAAGAGCCTACAGGCTCTTTTTTATTAACTATAAATTATAGGTTTGCTCGCTACTATAGGCTAGAAGACCACTGTCTTGTTACCGTAGACGATCACCTCTTCCTGCAACACCAATTGCAACGCCTTACTCAGTACGCTCTTCTCCACATCCCGACCACACCTGGCCAGTTCCTCGGCGCTGTAACTGTGATCCACAGGGATCACATCCTGTTTGATAATCGGCCCTTCATCCAGGCAGTTATTTACAAAGTGGGCTGTGGCACCGATGATCTTCACCCCACGCTCCCACGCCTGACGATAGGGCGAGGCTCCGATGAAGGCAGGCAAAAACGAGTGATGAATATTGATGATACGGTTTGGATATTGCTCGACAAACTCTGGGGTCAGCACCCGCATAAATTTCGCAAGCACCAGGTAGTCAGGGTTATGTTGCGCAATCACTGCTAACATCGCCTGCTCATGCTCATGGCGCGTCTTACCCTCATGAGAGACACAATAAAAAGGCACCTCAAACTTATCGGCCAGCGGCTTGAGGGTGTCGTAGTTACCAACGATAGCGGCGATCTCCACATCCAGGCCACCATAATAGGCCTTCATCAGGATATCCCCGAGGCAATGGGCCTCCTTGGTCACCATCACCACCACGCGCTTCTTGCCCTTAACCACCAGCTTACGATGACGCTGCTCAGGCAGCACCTCATCGATATCGGCCAAGAACTTTGCCTCATCGAACACCCCTTCCAACTCGGTGCGCATGAAGAATCGCCCCTGAGCATTGTCGACAAATTCACTGTTCTTAACGATATTGAGCCCATGGGCATAACAGACACCCGTGATCTTAGTGATAAGTCCTGGTGCGTCGGCACAATCTGTGATTAATACTCTCTGTTGCATCTTCTCTACCTCTAAATGTCTAACCTTTCAATTTCACGATTTGTGCCTATCTAGATAGCGCTGCAATAAGCGCCTGATACTCTCCGCTTTCGTGCCATAAACCAACTGAACCCCGTTTCCAACCAATACCACGCCCTTGGCGCCGAGCTTGTTGAGCTGGGCCTTATCCACCAACTCGGCATGTTTCACGCTGATACGCAGTCGCGTCAGGCAGGCGGTTAACTCATTGATATTATCCTGTCCGCCCAACGCGGTGATCATGGAGATCAGCCCGGCCCGCTGACCGCTGCCCGCCTCCATGCGTCCCGGGGTCTTGAGGTTAAACGCCAAGATGGCGCCGCGAAACACCAGATAATAGATAACCGCCGTGAGGGGGCCGAGGATCAAAAACCATTCTACATTTCTGGACTGTCCCAGCAATAGACTGAAATCGACTAAGCCATGGGAAAACACCACGCTATGGTGGATATCCAGCGAAATCGTCACCGCATAGGCGATCCCCGTCATCAGGGCATGCAGAATAAACAGCAGCGGGGCGACAAACATGAAGGCAAATTCGATGGGCTCGGTGACCCCGGTCAGCCAACAGGCAGTAGCCGCCGACAGCATGATCCCGGCGACCCT is a window from the Shewanella loihica PV-4 genome containing:
- a CDS encoding DUF3718 domain-containing protein; protein product: MRKLLTIAAIALAPLAFSSQAAMSPQMEKTLVAVCKAGASNSIIEFNGTMKEYRINKQRVFPRLVCNDQSFHQFALSNGADRTAAKIERYSLGTVTIKDLAMNYGDEEILAVNF
- the purU gene encoding formyltetrahydrofolate deformylase; amino-acid sequence: MQQRVLITDCADAPGLITKITGVCYAHGLNIVKNSEFVDNAQGRFFMRTELEGVFDEAKFLADIDEVLPEQRHRKLVVKGKKRVVVMVTKEAHCLGDILMKAYYGGLDVEIAAIVGNYDTLKPLADKFEVPFYCVSHEGKTRHEHEQAMLAVIAQHNPDYLVLAKFMRVLTPEFVEQYPNRIINIHHSFLPAFIGASPYRQAWERGVKIIGATAHFVNNCLDEGPIIKQDVIPVDHSYSAEELARCGRDVEKSVLSKALQLVLQEEVIVYGNKTVVF